A segment of the Lolium perenne isolate Kyuss_39 chromosome 3, Kyuss_2.0, whole genome shotgun sequence genome:
aaccccaattaaaatcccccgagattaagtacggcaaaccctagaaaatcccccgctcatcccccaaattaacctgagcttcggccgacggagcGATACgtggagcttcggccgacggagctTGACGGAGCTGCTTGAcggagcttcggccgacggagttGGGAGAGGAAGAGGCGGCAGTGGCGGCTGGGTGAGAGAGAGTGAGACAGGGGAGAAAGGTGCTTTTGGGTTGGGCCATTTTGGGGTGGGTGGGGCAAAATGGCAcccactgacgtgtggggccatctGACGGGTGGGTTGGGCCATTTCCGGTAATTTTATGTGGATTAGGGGCCAGCAGGTAAAATGGACCCCTCCTCCTCTGTTTTTACTAATTATAATAAATCAGAAATTccctcctccgcctctccgcttgacggttccactccgcttcttgccggttccacTCCCACTAGACGGAAAAAACCCTCCTCCGCGCCAAGACGCTTCTGCCtcgccgcttctgcctcctccgccgcttcctcctccgccgcttctgcctcctccgcgccatggacgctgcttcttcttcctcttcctctgttccgcaaccgcttctgcctcctccgccgtcaGCAATGCAGGCCATTACTCAGATCCGGACCTTCACCGTCCATGGCGGCAAGGAGATCGAAGTTGTGTACACAAACGCGGAGGAGACGATGAGCAAGTACACCGAAGATGTACGCGCAGTGGTatgcggaagaagaagagaacaagtttgtaggattggatctcgagtacactCCGGAGGACCCCAACCACGAAGAAGACAACTACCTCGCCGTCGCTCAACTGTGCATGAGGAACCACGTCCTCGTCTGCCACTTTTCCTGGTTTGTAgaccttaatcttgctctgatttacttaatcttgctctgattttgttaatcttgctcagattttagttaatcgctagtgcatgatgaaccaagtcaccctcgagtgctctgttttagttaatcttgatctgttttagttaatctcgagtgcaacaaattaaactacaaaccgtgctagctgcaaaactagttttgtttctgtgttttgtgtaacaaaagccacaaagcatggtgtgctgatcttgcagattgaatctatccatatgctcatctagcatgtactggatttcattataccaaattaattatatgatgcaaaatgatatttcaatgactaaaaaatttgcacttgcacatttcataaaagtgttggtcatgcattcttttagtaccaaatggattatgactagataattttcagactcttgatcatgcacttactaaacttatgtcaattttattcaagttatgagattgcatagactaaacattcgtattcccaaattttattcaagtgttgatctcgcaagtactaaatttttgcatcaaattgaatctatccatatgctcatctagcatgtcttggatttcattataccaaattaattatgacaagcaaatttccggagtcttgatcttgcatttaatagaattttgttagtttcaaaattatatgatgcaaaatgaaatttcaatgactaaacaattgcacttacacatttcataaaagtgttgttcatgcattctattagtaccaaatgaattatgactagataattttcagatcgttgatcatgaacttactaaacttatgtagtttcaaattttatattcaagctatgagattgcatatagactagcttcgtagtcccaaattttattcaagtgttgatctcgcaagtactaaatttttgcttTCAGGACCAACGGGGAATGTCCGGCGCTGCGCTCATTCCTTCAAGATCAAGGAATTGTGTTCTGCAGCGTTGACAAGAGAGCAGATTTTATAAAGTTATATTACGAGAAGATTATAATTCCAAGGCAGAACTGGATCGATATCCAGGAAATTGTCATCGTCAAAGGTCTCAACGAGAGAGGAAACTTAATGAGGGATGGAATGGCTAGTCTTGCAACTAGCATCATCGACGAGTCGTACAGCGGATGAAGAGCAAATTCCCTCGAGAGAGGCACAATTATCGGGAAGAGCAGCCGTTGTCTGATTTAAACCTGGAGTATGCAGCTAAAGATGCTTACGTGAGCTACCAGCTCTACGTTAAGATATGGTTCTTCCTGcgttaccttgtgttttgcccCGGTTGCAAGAAGGAAGACGAGCTGAGGGGACGTCTGTGTTGCAAATGCAGGGTAGCAGAGATCGAAGCTGAACAGGCACAGAGAAATGCTGCAGCTGAAATAGCAAGGTTAAATGGTGAACTTGCAAGCGCGCTGGCTGAACTAGCAATCTTGAAGGCACCAGCTTCCTGCAGCGACAACACCCAGCAGACAAGTCCCCCTCATGGCAAACGGACGAAGATGAATGATGAGCAGTGGCTGGAGCGTAGTGATGCGCCGAAGAGTAGTGATTATTGGCAGAACCTGAGGATGCAGTCGTGGACTGGTGCTGATCAGAAGAGTGATGATCCGTGGACGACGGAGATGAGTGATCAGCAGAGCCCGAAGAGTGATAATCCGTGGCGGATGAAGCTGTGCAATTGCTGacgacttctccaagatccatgccTAGTTAATTATTTGTATTTGCTTGTCAAGAAACTTTGCTTCTATCGTCTCAGATTATCGAGAGAAATCATACTTTTCCTGATGTGAATAGTCTTTATCGGATCTGGTTGAATATTCACACCCAGATTTATCTTTTTGTTTCTCTAAGTGTACAAAGTGTGTTTTACGTGGGGAACAGGAGACCATTCAACACCTTTTTGTTGAATGCCCTTTAGCTAAACTCTTATGGCGTactgtgaattttacttatgctctcccacctcccaccaatattaccaatatgtttggtaattggttgaatggagtCGATAGACAATCAAAAGCTTttatccggattggggtttctgctttatgttggtctatttggaagAGTAGGAATGAcataatttttaataaaaaacctTCCTTTCATTTTTTCCAGGTTATTCATATGGTTTCCCATTGGGTCCAACTTTGGGCCCTACTCTCTCCGGAGGGGCAGCGGGATGccatggcttctggatgcacacggctcctgatggtcgctcaggatatcttgtgccaggctggttggcgtcATACTAGAAGACTATGTTGATGTGTAGTCTTACTATGTGTTTCTTTcgatggttgattcttgtatcaatcctCGATGATGAGTGATTTGTAAACATTTATACTTTAaattttttttaataaaaggatgtgtgcatcatcatgatgcagaagccggggatgacccccatttcgaaaaaaaaatgtcgaatttgaatttgaagttacatgtacatctccataatatatgtgtatgcctcaagtttcacgagaaatctaggggggtagacccgccggggcacacgttccgctgttttgggggaaggagggggagaacgaccgccggagcaccggaaccccaccaaatcttgcatgtggacctatgatatgtgttaaagtgtggtgcaaggtctaatggtgcaaaagtagcttcaaaagacggaactgggatacggcaattatcttggagaacccttcacgaacagggctatctcgtccggagttctatggcttttaggggaaatgagtaggaaacggcccgtttcaccacatagtttgtcggaacgaggccatatttggcacgtgcgtgggccttaggatgggaagcaaggccccggtcgcggatttccaatccgaaccacgggcgacggtttttccattttcggggtgccggaagggcttttttttgtgaagcagctacatggcgcgcatttcagtatcgcgcgggacctccgcgcggcggtaggatacctcctacgcaccacctatcacatgccgtatgcgcgcggaagccatctgggaatcccacccgcttctgcggtgccccgccgaatccactGAAACCGTCAGGATCTGaactgggcgacactttccttcgctcaataaatggagggaaaaatgtttttaggtctaggacgcgtcattttatgtgctaaatgttttccgtttcgcgcgttggcggacgggtgcacgcgcgcgcccggtacggccataccgcatgtcccggcggccccgttttgcgcagttggcaaagcaaacggagccaaaaaatcgagcggagccgcgtggcgtcattttatgtgtcctgctaaccacttcaaaagacggaactgggatacggcaattatcttggagaacccttcacgaacagggctatctcgtccaggagttctatggcttttaggggaaatgagtaggaaacggcccgtttcaccacatagtttgtcggaacgaggccatatttggcacgtgcgtgggccttaggatgggaagcaaggccccggtcgcggatttccaatccgaaccacgggcgacggtttttccattttcggggtgccggaagggcttttttttgtgaagcagctacatggcgcgcatttcagtatcgcgcgggacctccgcgcggcggtaggatacctcctacgcaccacctatcacatgccgtatgcgcgcggaagccatctgggaatcccacccgcttctgcggtgccccgcgaATCCATTGGAAAccgtccggatctgaactggggcgacactttccttcgctcaataaatggagggaaaaatgtttttaggtctaggacgcgtcattttatgtgctaaatgttttccgtttcgcgcgttggcggacgggtgcacgcgcgcgcccggtacggccataccgcatgtcccggcggccccgttttgcgcagttggcaaagcaaacggagccaaaaaatcgagcggagccgcgtggcatcattttatgtgtcctggtaaccactgcaaaagacggaactgggatacggcaattatcttggagaacccttcacgaacagggctatctcgtctggagttctatggcttttagggaaatgagtaggaaacggcccgtttcaccacatagtttgtcggaacgaggccatatttggcacgtgcgtgggccttaggatgggaagcaaggccccggtcgcggatttccaatccgaaccacgggcgacggtttttccattttcggggtgccggaagggcttttttttgtgaagcagctacatggcgcgcatttcagtatcgcgcgggacctccgcgcggcggtaggatacctcctacgcaccacctatcacatgccgtatgcgcgcggaagccatctgggaatcccacccgcttcctgcggtgccccgccgaatccgatgGAAAGCGTGGGATCTGAATCGGGGCGACACTTCCCTACGCTCaacaaatggagggaaaaatgtatttaggtctaggacgcgtcattttatgtgcgccACGTTTTCCGTTTCACGCGTGGGCggtcgggtgcacgcgcgcgccgggtacggccataccgcatgtcccggcggccccgttttgcgcagttggcaaagcaaacggagccaaaaatcgagcggagccgcgtggcgtcattttatgtgtcctggtaaccaccgcaaaagacggaactgggatacggcaattatcttggagaacccttcacgaacaggggctatctcgtccaggagttctatggcttttaggggaaatgagtaggaaacggcccgtttcaccacatagtttgtcgaacgaggccatatttggcacgtgcgtgggccttaggatgggaagcaaggccccggtcgcggatttccaatccgaaccacgggcgacggtttttccattttcgggtgccggaagggcttttttgtgaagcagctacatggcgcgcatttcagtatcgcgcgggacctccgcgcggcggtaggatacctcctacgcaccacctatcacatgccgtatgcgcgcggaagacatacgggaatcccacccgcttctgcggtgccccgccgaatccgccggaaactgtccggatctgaatcggggcgacactttccttcgctcaataaatggagggaaaaatgtttttaggtctaggacgcgtcattttatgtgctaaatgttttccgtttcgcgcgttggcggacgggtgcacgcgcgcgcccggtacggccataccgcatgtccggcggccccgttttgcgcagttggcaaagcaaacggagccaaaaaatcgagcggagccgcgtggcgtcattttatgtgtcctggtaaccaccgcaaaagacggaacgggatacggcaattatcttggagaacccttcacgaacagggctatctcgtcggagttctatggcttttagggaaatgagtaggaaacggcccgtttcaccacatagtttgtcggaacgaggcgatatttggcacgtgcgtgggccttaggatgggaagcaagaccccggtcgcggatttccaatccgaaccacgggcgacggtttttccattttcgggtgcggaagggcttttttttgtgaagcagctacatggcgcgcatttcagtatcgcgcgggacctccgcgcggcggtaggatacctcctacgcaccacctatcacatgccgtatgcgcgcggaagacatctgggaatcccacccgcttcctgcggtgccccgccgaatccgccggaaaccgtgGGATCTGaaccggggcgacactttccttcgctcaataaatggagggaaaaatgtttttaggtctaggacgcgtcattttatgtgctaaatgttttccgtttcgcgcgttggcggacgggtgcacgcgcgccgatgcacggccataccgcatgtcccggcggccccgttttgcgcagttggcaaagcaaacggagccaaaaaatcgagcggagccgcgtggcgtcattttatgtgtcctggtaaccactgcaaaagacggaactgggatacggcaattatcttggagaacccttcacgaacagggctatctcgtccggagttctatggcttttaggggaaatgagtaggaaacggcccgtttcaccacatagtttgtcggaacgaggccatatttggcacgtgcgtgggccttaggatgggaagcaaggccccggtcgcggatttccaatccgaaccacgggcgacggtttttccattttcggggtgccggaagggcttttttttgtgaagcagctacatggcgcgcatttcagtatcgcgcgggacctccgcgcggcggtaggatacctcctacgcaccacctatcacatgccatatgcgcgcggaagacatctgggaatcccacccgcttcctgcggtgccccgccgaatccgctggaaactgtccggatctgaactggggcgacactttccttcgctcaataaatggagggaaaaatgtttttaggtctaggacgcgtcattttatgtgctaaatgttttccgtttcgcgcgttggcggacgggtgcacgcgcgcgctcggtacggccataccgcatgtcccggcggccccgttttgcgcagttggcaaagcaaacggagccaaaaaaatcgagcggagccgcgtggcgtcattttatgtgtcctggtaaccactgcaaaagacggaactgggatacggcaattatcttggagaacccttcacgaacagggctatctcgtccggagttctatggcttttaggggaaatgagtaggaaacggcccgtttcaccacatagtttgtcggaacgaggccatatttggcacgtgcgtgggccttaggatgggaagcaaggccccggtcgcggatttccaatccgaaccacgggcgacggtttttccattttcggggtgccggaagggctttttttttgtgaagcagctacatggcgcgcatttcagtatcacgcgggacctccgcgcggcggtaggatacctcctacgcaccacctatcacatgccatatgcgcgcggaagccatctgggaatcccacccgcttcctgcggtgccccgccgaatccgctgcaaactgtccggatctgaactggggcgacactttccttcgctcaataaatggagggaaaaatgtttttaggtctaggacgcgtcattttatgtgctaaatgttttccgtttcgcgcgttggcggacgggtgcacgcgcgcgcccggtacggccataccgcatgtcccggccccgttttgcgcagttggcaaagcaaacggagccaaaatcgagcggagccgcgtggcgtcattttatgtgtcctggtaaccctttgcaaaagacggaactgggatacggcaattatcttgaaaaacccttcacgaacagggctatctcgtccggagttctatggcttttaggggaaatgagtaggaaacggcccgtttcaccacatagtttgtcggaacgaggccatatttggcacgtgcgtggaccttaggatgggaagcaaggcccgtgtcgcggattttcaatccgaaccacgggcgacggttttcccattttcggggtgccggaagggctttttttgtgaagggctacatggcgcgcatttcagtatcgcgcgggacctccgcgcggcggtatgatacctcctacgcaccacctatcacatgccgtatgtgcGCGGAAGACAtcacgggaatcccacccgcttctgcggtgcccgccgaatccgccgcAAACTGTCCGGATTCGAatcggggccacactttccttcgctcaataaatggagggaaaaatgtttttaggtctaggacgcgtcattttatgtgctaaatgttttccgtttcgcgcgttggcggacgggtgcacgcgcgctcccggtacggccataccgcatgtcccgacggccccgttttgcgcagttggcaaagcaaacggagccaaaaaatcgagcggagccgcgtggcgtcattttatgtgtcctggtaaccactgcaaaagacggaattgggatacggcaattatcttgaaaaacccttcacgaatagggctatcacgcccggagttctatggcttttaggggaaatgagtaggaaacggcccgtttcaccacatagtttgtcggaacgaggccatatttggcacgtgcgtggaccttaggatgggaagcaaggcccgtgtcgcggatttccaatccgaaccacgggcgacggttttcccattttcggggtgtcggaagggcttttttttgtgaagggctacatggtgcgcatttcagtattgcgcgagacctccgcgcggcggtaggatacctcctacgcaccacctatcacatgccgtatgcgcgcggtagccatctgggaatccctcccgcttcctgcggtgtcccgccgaatccgctagaaactgaccgggaggatttaaactggggccacactttccttggctcaataaatggagggaaacatgtttttaggtctaggacgcgtcattttatgtgctaaatgttttccgtttcgcgcgttggcggacgggtgcatgcgcgcgcccggtacggccataccgcatgtcccggcggccccgttttcttgcgattggcaaattaaacggagccaaaaaatcgagcggagacgacattctagctaggagaatccttcacgatcgaactgccacgttcggaatcttgatgtatatagaatgggataaagcttgcatatgccttatgataagcatataattagtgtgtgcaagagacatatattatttgacctaattaaccaaacattttctgattttttttatataatttaattattaaggattctaggagtttcatatatccctatattattatcattaaaggaatgaaggtgacacacgtttaattacatgatattctgtttttataaatattttaacctacaccaaattatatgcgttattgcgcatttaattattattgttttgcacaaaaaagccccaaaaattccctccaaaaccccaaaaccccaaaaccctccaaaaccccaaaactctcccgcccagcttctcccgccagcatctcaaaaaaaaaaaaaaaaagcttctcccgccagctccagcgaaatgttttgaatccgcccgccactaacctaagctggaaaggagggca
Coding sequences within it:
- the LOC127327134 gene encoding uncharacterized protein, whose protein sequence is MYAQWYAEEEENKFVGLDLEYTPEDPNHEEDNYLAVAQLCMRNHVLVCHFSWTNGECPALRSFLQDQGIVFCSVDKRADFIKLYYEKIIIPRQNWIDIQEIVIVKGLNERGNLMRDGMASLATSIIDESYSG